The following are encoded together in the Osmerus eperlanus chromosome 18, fOsmEpe2.1, whole genome shotgun sequence genome:
- the LOC134038938 gene encoding protein enabled homolog yields the protein MQGQQALPPPQIPPQPALRSSHPIPLDTIQPLLSRDIVNSREGYPQPVAPRAPCGLGQGCWSPDAKLVVLLLSLAGAVILLLLYRLLQLRHRLKLARTRDALEYYSFCHAATYTFKNPDLPQELPVNGATRQAREPPSVEPPSVEPPSGEPPPKLVIHAPVTPLPPPPASPPPTLPPPPHRVLPPPPILPPPPLPPTPPLVALPFPLPIIHTTPPSPHLSWGAGSDAEVYSRIGAFRPSRLSSLSQTQVILFEHSAL from the coding sequence ATGCAGGGGCAGCAGGCCCTCCCTCCGCCACAGATCCCCCCACAGCCCGCGCTGAGGAGCAGTCACCCCATACCTCTGGACACCATCCAGCCCCTGCTGAGCCGGGACATAGTAAACAGCAGGGAGGGTTACCCCCAGCCTGTGGCCCCCAGAGCCCCTTGCGGGCTGGGCCAGGGCTGCTGGAGCCCGGATGCGAAGCTGGTCGTGCTGCTGCTGTCCCTGGCTGGAGCTGtcatcctgctgctgctgtaccGACTCCTCCAGCTCCGACACAGGCTGAAGCTCGCCAGGACCAGAGACGCTCTGGAGTACTACAGCTTTTGCCACGCTGCCACCTACACCTTTAAGAACCCTGATCTGCCTCAGGAACTGCCTGTTAACGGCGCCACTCGGCAGGCGCGGGAGCCCCCCTCCGTGGAGCCCCCCTCCGTGGAGCCCCCCTCTGGGGAGCCCCCGCCAAAGCTAGTGATACACGCTCCCGTCACCCCTCTGCCACCGCCGCCGGCTTCCccgcctcccaccctccctccccctccacatcgcgtcctccctccaccccctatcctccccccgccgcccctcccccccacgcctcccctcgtggctctccctttccccctgccCATCatacacaccacccctcccagccctcacctGTCGTGGGGCGCCGGCTCGGACGCGGAGGTCTACTCCCGGATCGGAGCTTTTCGGCCATCCAGGTTGTCCAGCCTCAGCCAGACCCAGGTGATCCTGTTTGAACACTCTGCCCTTTGA
- the htr1ab gene encoding 5-hydroxytryptamine (serotonin) receptor 1A b, whose protein sequence is MEMTNDTTTNGSLDDSTKTNATKDIELSYQIIASFLLSALILCAIFGNACVVAAIALERSLQNVQNYLIGSLAVTDLMVSVLVLPMAALYQVLNRWTLGQVPCDIFIALDVLCCTSSILHLCAIALDRYWAITDPLAYMKKRTPRRAAILISVTWLVGFSISVPPMLIMRSQPIGETEERPDPMKCEIRQDTPWYTIYSTFGAFYIPLILMLVLYGRIFKAARFRIRRTVRKTENKKVSDSCLGLSPALFHKKTNGEPGKSWKRSVEPKPNPCVNGAVKHAEDGESLEIIEVHSNAKNNLPLPDTPNSAPLFESRHEKNTEAKRKIALARERKAVKTLGIIMGTFIFCWLPFFIRALVMPFCKKSCCMPWWLGDIINWLGYSNSLLNPIIYAYFNKDFQSAFKKIIKCHFCRP, encoded by the coding sequence ATGGAGATGACTAACGACACAACAACAAATGGCAGTCTTGATGACTCGACCAAGACAAATGCCACCAAGGACATTGAACTAAGTTACCAAATCATCGCATCCTTTCTCCTGTCAGCTCTCATCTTATGTGCCATATTTGGGAACGCATGCGTTGTTGCCGCCATCGCTTTGGAGAGATCTCTTCAGAATGTCCAGAACTATCTAATCGGCTCTCTAGCGGTAACGGATCTGATGGTGTCTGTGTTAGTGCTCCCCATGGCAGCGCTTTACCAGGTCTTAAACAGGTGGACTCTTGGGCAGGTACCGTGTGACATTTTTATCGCTTTAGATGTCTTGTGTTGCACATCATCCATTCTGCACCTGTGCGCCATCGCTTTGGACAGATACTGGGCTATAACTGATCCCCTTGCCTACATGAAGAAAAGGACCCCGAGAAGAGCGGCGATTCTTATTAGCGTGACTTGGCTGGTAGGCTTCTCGATATCTGTCCCACCCATGTTGATCATGCGGTCTCAGCCCATCGGTGAGACAGAGGAAAGGCCCGATCCCATGAAGTGCGAAATACGACAAGATACACCCTGGTACACCATCTATTCAACTTTTGGGGCATTTTACATTCCATTAATCCTTATGCTAGTTTTATATGGACGGATATTTAAAGCAGCCAGGTTTcggatcaggagaacagtgcgcAAAACAGAAAATAAGAAAGTATCTGACTCGTGTTTGGGGctgtctccagctctttttcaCAAGAAAACAAATGGAGAGCCTGGAAAATCCTGGAAAAGGAGTGTGGAACCCAAGCCGAATCCGTGCGTAAATGGCGCAGTTAAGCACGCGGAAGACGGCGAGTCGCTTGAGATAATAGAAGTTCACAGCAACGCAAAGAACAACCTTCCACTGCCTGATACACCGAATTCCGCTCCACTCTTTGAAAGCAGACACGAGAAGAACACAGAGGCAAAGAGAAAAATAGCCTTAGCGCGTGAGCGCAAGGCTGTGAAGACCCTGGGTATCATAATGGGAACTTTTATTTTCTGCTGGTTGCCGTTCTTTATAAGGGCGCTGGTAATGCCGTTTTGCAAAAAGTCGTGCTGCATGCCTTGGTGGCTGGGAGATATTATAAACTGGTTGGGGTATTCCAATTCCCTACTGAACCCCATAATTTACGCATACTTCAATAAAGACTTCCAAAGCgctttcaagaaaataattaagTGTCATTTCTGCAGACCATAA
- the rnf180b gene encoding E3 ubiquitin-protein ligase RNF180 isoform X1, with translation MESPGNVAMLRCRKCRKSYIDSTCLYPIATDYSMEATCSVWHVNVEMLPEWILTSVYQAHWTVGRLNCQSCGARLGGFNFINQTKCPCGQEITVHLNKSRVDHDHKHSLHVARTRTERAGGGRGCPQAVPGGSHSQPSSQFCCASFPRLNLESRPITTHLNALDQLTDSQVAPSVNPSDPFTLPLKKGFFSNVRCRSELETSSSTLGLSQSSPMDNIEGQLRYRREQSPHSSQVTNTTQLLDIVDRPPNAPRLLPVSRERRPALHTQEPQTCARPRASGPTPECAAPLPEAPGSPPVSPRGAVVGHPSMERQREREEEEAREVWGSSTELQAQRPPVSTASPGPTRLSKREKNRLKSQRRKQRRRERWIHSQLEMDQSVSGVLTDSEEGDREGYTCAVCLDVYYSPFSCHPCGHVFCEPCLRTLAKSRPASTPCPLCRTLITHTLFQKELNQSAKTFFPKVYHTRKQNFQKATCAKWPLPNCRKRFRIFWGYQRQAVADRRWHFAPAGFTLDALDLADMRGWLFDIDLVIIYIHSVNWILALLILGFLAYFFFS, from the exons ATGGAAAGTCCAGGGAATGTAGCAATGCTACGGTGCCGAAAATGTCGTAAAAGCTACATAGACTCCACATGCCTGTATCCG ATAGCGACAGATTACAGCATGGAAGCCACGTGCAGTGTCTGGCATGTGAACGTCGAAATGCTACCTGAGTGGATACTGACATCCGTGTACcag GCCCATTGGACAGTGGGACGGCTGAACTGCCAGAGTTGCGGTGCTCGACTGGGGGGCTTTAATTTTATCAATCAGACGAAATGCCCGTGTGGACAGGAGATCACCGTGCACCTCAACAAGAGTCGGGTGGACCACGATCACAAACATTCCCTCCACGTGGCCAGAACACGGACggagagggcggggggaggacgggggtgCCCGCAGGCTGTACCGGGGGGGTCACACTCTCAACCGAGCTCCCAGTTCTGCTGCGCTTCTTTCCCCCGCCTCAACCTGGAGAGCCGACCAATCACGACCCACCTCAATGCCCTTGACCAATTAACGGACAGCCAAGTGGCCCCGTCAGTTAATCCTAGCGATCCCTTTACCCTCCCACTAAAGAAGGGCTTCTTTTCAAATGTGAGGTGCAGGTCAGAGTTGGAGACATCCAGTAGCACTCTAGGTCTCTCCCAGTCAAGCCCCATGGATAATATCGAAGGGCAGCTGAGGTATAGGAGGGAACAGTCACCCCATTCTTCTCAAGTAACCAACACCACCCAACTTCTCGACATTGTTGATAGGCCACCAAATGCTCCTCGCCTGTTGCCTGTCTCTAGAGAGAGAAGACCGGCGCTCCACACACAGGAGCCCCAGACTTGTGCGCGGCCCCGTGCTAGCGGGCCGACCCCAGAGTGCGCAGCCCCGCTCCCAGAGGCACCTGGTTCTCCTCCCGTCTCCCCGAGAGGAGCCGTGGTCGGCCACCCGAGCATGGAGCGACagcgggagagagaagaggaggaggcccgGGAGGTGTGGGGATCCTCCACGGAGCTCCAGGCTCAGCGCCCCCCCGTGTCCACGGCCTCTCCCGGCCCGACGAGGCTGAGCAAGAGGGAGAAGAACCGCCTGAAGAGCcagaggaggaagcagaggaggagggagcgctGGATCCACAGCCAGCTGGAGATGGATCAG AGCGTGTCAGGTGTGCTGACCGACAGCGAGGAGGGCGACCGTGAGGGCTACACCTGCGCTGTGTGTCTGGACGTGTACTACAGCCCGTTCAGCTGCCATCCCTGTGGCCACGTGTTCTGCGAGCCCTGCCTCCGCACCCTGGCCAAGAGCCGGCCCGCCagcaccccctgccccctctgccgcaccctcatcacacacacgctcttccAGAAAG AGCTCAACCAATCAGCAAAGACCTTCTTCCCTAAGGTCTACCACACCCGGAAGCAGAACTTCCAGAAAGCCACGTGTGCAAAATGGCCCCTGCCCAACTGCAGGAAGCGCTTCCGTATCTTCTGGG ggtaCCAGAGACAGGCAGTGGCAGACAGACGGTGGCACTTTGCTCCCGCGGGCTTCACCTTAGACGCCCTGGACCTTGCCGACATGAGGGGCTGGCTCTTTGACATCGACCTGGTCATCATCTACATCCACTCTGTCAACTGGATCCTGGCCCTGCTCATCCTCGGGTTCctggcctacttcttcttctcctgA
- the rnf180b gene encoding E3 ubiquitin-protein ligase RNF180 isoform X2 — protein sequence MEATCSVWHVNVEMLPEWILTSVYQAHWTVGRLNCQSCGARLGGFNFINQTKCPCGQEITVHLNKSRVDHDHKHSLHVARTRTERAGGGRGCPQAVPGGSHSQPSSQFCCASFPRLNLESRPITTHLNALDQLTDSQVAPSVNPSDPFTLPLKKGFFSNVRCRSELETSSSTLGLSQSSPMDNIEGQLRYRREQSPHSSQVTNTTQLLDIVDRPPNAPRLLPVSRERRPALHTQEPQTCARPRASGPTPECAAPLPEAPGSPPVSPRGAVVGHPSMERQREREEEEAREVWGSSTELQAQRPPVSTASPGPTRLSKREKNRLKSQRRKQRRRERWIHSQLEMDQSVSGVLTDSEEGDREGYTCAVCLDVYYSPFSCHPCGHVFCEPCLRTLAKSRPASTPCPLCRTLITHTLFQKELNQSAKTFFPKVYHTRKQNFQKATCAKWPLPNCRKRFRIFWGYQRQAVADRRWHFAPAGFTLDALDLADMRGWLFDIDLVIIYIHSVNWILALLILGFLAYFFFS from the exons ATGGAAGCCACGTGCAGTGTCTGGCATGTGAACGTCGAAATGCTACCTGAGTGGATACTGACATCCGTGTACcag GCCCATTGGACAGTGGGACGGCTGAACTGCCAGAGTTGCGGTGCTCGACTGGGGGGCTTTAATTTTATCAATCAGACGAAATGCCCGTGTGGACAGGAGATCACCGTGCACCTCAACAAGAGTCGGGTGGACCACGATCACAAACATTCCCTCCACGTGGCCAGAACACGGACggagagggcggggggaggacgggggtgCCCGCAGGCTGTACCGGGGGGGTCACACTCTCAACCGAGCTCCCAGTTCTGCTGCGCTTCTTTCCCCCGCCTCAACCTGGAGAGCCGACCAATCACGACCCACCTCAATGCCCTTGACCAATTAACGGACAGCCAAGTGGCCCCGTCAGTTAATCCTAGCGATCCCTTTACCCTCCCACTAAAGAAGGGCTTCTTTTCAAATGTGAGGTGCAGGTCAGAGTTGGAGACATCCAGTAGCACTCTAGGTCTCTCCCAGTCAAGCCCCATGGATAATATCGAAGGGCAGCTGAGGTATAGGAGGGAACAGTCACCCCATTCTTCTCAAGTAACCAACACCACCCAACTTCTCGACATTGTTGATAGGCCACCAAATGCTCCTCGCCTGTTGCCTGTCTCTAGAGAGAGAAGACCGGCGCTCCACACACAGGAGCCCCAGACTTGTGCGCGGCCCCGTGCTAGCGGGCCGACCCCAGAGTGCGCAGCCCCGCTCCCAGAGGCACCTGGTTCTCCTCCCGTCTCCCCGAGAGGAGCCGTGGTCGGCCACCCGAGCATGGAGCGACagcgggagagagaagaggaggaggcccgGGAGGTGTGGGGATCCTCCACGGAGCTCCAGGCTCAGCGCCCCCCCGTGTCCACGGCCTCTCCCGGCCCGACGAGGCTGAGCAAGAGGGAGAAGAACCGCCTGAAGAGCcagaggaggaagcagaggaggagggagcgctGGATCCACAGCCAGCTGGAGATGGATCAG AGCGTGTCAGGTGTGCTGACCGACAGCGAGGAGGGCGACCGTGAGGGCTACACCTGCGCTGTGTGTCTGGACGTGTACTACAGCCCGTTCAGCTGCCATCCCTGTGGCCACGTGTTCTGCGAGCCCTGCCTCCGCACCCTGGCCAAGAGCCGGCCCGCCagcaccccctgccccctctgccgcaccctcatcacacacacgctcttccAGAAAG AGCTCAACCAATCAGCAAAGACCTTCTTCCCTAAGGTCTACCACACCCGGAAGCAGAACTTCCAGAAAGCCACGTGTGCAAAATGGCCCCTGCCCAACTGCAGGAAGCGCTTCCGTATCTTCTGGG ggtaCCAGAGACAGGCAGTGGCAGACAGACGGTGGCACTTTGCTCCCGCGGGCTTCACCTTAGACGCCCTGGACCTTGCCGACATGAGGGGCTGGCTCTTTGACATCGACCTGGTCATCATCTACATCCACTCTGTCAACTGGATCCTGGCCCTGCTCATCCTCGGGTTCctggcctacttcttcttctcctgA
- the LOC134039037 gene encoding PDZ and LIM domain protein 2-like: MMSLVTLTGPPPWGFRLSGGLDFRRVLTISKVNVSSKAELASLRVGDVIVEINGESAARMLHVQAYDNIKNSRTLLTLLIERPHTAIFRQPQCVAVPPQKPACQKQMFAQKVSEVSRDGFTNMGSAQCSHTVMKQRVLPAVNSPGRKPVKTEGQHDNTQSCDAPRQTSPLLTLEVFKGSRLRDTAPRQSNTFNLIQEVLEQDYRKSGPRTQDKTPSSALPPSNLPFFRVRPFRSCESCGTRIVTQAIKISEGRYRHQECYTCQDCGLTLLKRGHFWVGEHLYCGKHASQRYQSPR, translated from the exons ATGATGTCATTGGTCACTCTAACCGGACCTCCGCCGTGGGGCTTCCGTCTCTCTGGGGGCTTGGACTTCCGGAGGGTTCTGACCATCTCTAAG GTGAATGTGTCCAGCAAGGCAGAGCTTGCCAGTTTACGTGTGGGCGACGTGATAGTGGAGATCAATGGAGAGAGCGCTGCAAGGATGCTTCACGTACAAGCTTATGACAACATCAAGAACTCAAGAACCTTGCTGACGCTGCTTATAGAAAG accacacacagccatctTCAGGCAGCCACAATGTGTCGCAGTGCCTCCACAAAAGCCAGCCTGTCAAAAACAG ATGTTTGCGCAAAAAGTGTCCGAAGTCAGCCGAGATGGATTCACAAACATGGGGAGTGCCCAGTGCTCCCACACAGTTATGAAACAGAGAGTCCTGCCTGCTGTGAACTCCCCAGGCAGGAAGCCTGTGAAGACTGAGGGCCAACATGACAACACCCAGAG CTGCGATGCCCCCAGACAGACGTCTCCGCTTCTGACTTTGGAGGTCTTTAAGGGTAGCAGACTAAGAGACACGGCCCCTCGCCAATCCAACACCTTCAACCTGATACAGGAAGTGCTGGAGCAAGACTATAGAA AATCAGGTCCGAGAACTCAAGACAAGACGCCCTCCTCAGCACTCCCGCCCAGCAACCTCCCCTTTTTCAGAGTGCGGCCGTTCCGCTCATGTGAAAGCTGCGGCACTCGAATTGT CACGCAAGCCATTAAGATCAGCGAGGGGCGCTATCGGCATCAGGAGTGCTACACGTGTCAGGACTGTGGACTGACTCTGCTGAAGAGGGGACACTTCTGGGTAGGGGAGCATCTCTACTGTGGGAAACATGCCTCTCAGAGGTATCAGAGTCCTCGATGA